Genomic window (Tardiphaga sp. vice304):
CCGCGAGGCCGACGGCCGCACCTATCATTCTCTGGTGCGGTTTCGCGCCGTCACCGAACCCTCGATTTAACGGAGCACATCATGGGCGCACAGAAGGGCAAGGACCTTTTGGTCAAGATCGATAGCGGCGCGGGCTATGTCACCGTCGCCGGATTGCGCAGCCGGCGGATCGCCTTCAACGCCGAGCTGGTCGACATCACGCACGCCGAATCCGTCGATCGCTGGCGCGAGCTGCTGGCCGGCGCCGGCGTGCGCCGCGCCTCGGTGTCCGGCCGCGGGCTGTTCCGGGACGGCGCGTCGGACGCGATGGCGCGGCAGGCGTTCTTCGACGGCGCG
Coding sequences:
- a CDS encoding phage major tail protein, TP901-1 family — encoded protein: MGAQKGKDLLVKIDSGAGYVTVAGLRSRRIAFNAELVDITHAESVDRWRELLAGAGVRRASVSGRGLFRDGASDAMARQAFFDGAILDCQVMVPDFGAIQGLFQIASLEFSGEHNGEVIFDVALESAGALNFAAL